In the genome of Mytilus edulis chromosome 3, xbMytEdul2.2, whole genome shotgun sequence, one region contains:
- the LOC139516724 gene encoding uncharacterized protein, with amino-acid sequence MLSVCGISTMKAFILFVVSVTSIVHVTKGQIFPGLGAGGLIRPLIGLSLLDNFIGGGNGGNGLFGGGRGGGRGGNAEQVFLIEREQQQSNFQFGPPPGGFFGQPFYVPDQRW; translated from the exons atgttatccgtctgtg gtATATCAACAATGAAGGCTTTTATATTGTTTGTAGTATCAGTGACATCAATTGTACATGTGACTAAAGGTCAAATATTTCCCGGACTTGGGGCAGGCGGACTTATCCGGCCCTTAATTGGTTTATCTCTCCTAGATAATTTTATAGGCGGTGGAAATGGCGGGAATGGATTATTCGGCGGTGGTAGAGGAGGAGGTCGAGGAGGAAATGCCGAGCAGGTCTTCCTTATTGAGCGAGAGCAGCAACAAAGCAATTTCCAGTTTGGACCACCACCAGGGGGTTTCTTTGGACAGCCGTTTTATGTACCGGACCAAC GATGGTAA